In Myxococcus stipitatus, the following are encoded in one genomic region:
- a CDS encoding RHS repeat-associated core domain-containing protein — MRRFLTAHLTLFLYSAQLVACGPSSVASSEPESYAQMAKALGAQQSVPFELLPDTILDTSASGKYAPGITPFTADVTPSGSASVALPLWVPPGRAGIQPSLAITYDSTGTDGLLGPGFNLAGLSQITLCPNSFARDGKLNALSFAHHPGPFTKDIYSRVYCLDGMRLVGSGARSFKTEQDTYASIRIPENTWLSNPETFEVRGRDGLIRTYGKVATGPTTSRSDALIEGEHEQFDRGPDGNVRGSGPMTVKIAWALASVEDRFGNRMDIFYQQAPLGAVSGAWHRPSRIVYTQFRDASGSIEPGQREVAFDYEARPDVFKGYLAGVKVGRDFRLSGITMRGPGLAPGASTLSQVPLRSYKLEYSKGAISNRSLLTKVYECDGRGVCKSPVYFEWEHGSWDFHFPPAQDVSDAAAGAGLNAFGLGAGRQGLAYFVKSEMTDESALYLAGSDGTKQTWKDTMRLLQFPDAESSTPVKSDETGLAGWDPYFNVEGTTFLDDVWDAIFGGSDPGDFCKKRPTRGLYPMVADWEGLGRSKVTPLSCKWWPFELSKFPGVLSPAPAYGYVSTQTSQMLFTGSEPNSQFWLDIDGDRRNELIWMGQHEIDLTGDADRIIPAKRRVFTKQTSKRREVKISDPGYFQQSPLGVRAVDLDGSGKMSILGVGPSGNRFLDALSYMDEPTGAPGNTAALNPVATTVRPLPELPSGTILLFRTFHFVDVNGDGLQDAVALGQMGQPEEYLKLRVQFNTGAGFTEIRETSITDASIATGLYGAKTEHGDFDGDGRVDFAVFKPGSPVLLLLAGPQGDFAQHQNLWLVRSGENKEWSQVIDANNDGQLDFTYRQGNALQVALRTHAVDVLKRVHGNIQSDSYMGSTGLRYSFEYAPLSQGNAHGEVTPSERFYSRGQEDDEKRPELRLTPETRRVVSRMSLNVDGQRVRSWRYLYRDGVSDTRGLGWLGFGQRIVVDETTGARTTTNYHNRDTETGPDGRVSATLAHHPREEVTELPVDSSTTLQTRRTWTYARTPQVYASSYQQYARRVVETVHELKGNAATVVSETETLTQLDAYGTPIQSTTLVHSADKTEQVKTQTSVGGFDTNTWLPTGTWSVTTSWMSCTKSPETGCVGQADASNTRTQQVTFGERGQISSAETEPARAGETVTPHTSETYLKTLFTRDTRGLVVQVSQQGSGVVRSESVTYDGVDQTQVASTTDAEGATWRYLFHPGLGVVAQTADPNGVHMRLQYDGFGRQRVATPLYLGPSTPPGNQSIVRTYYEWNGSQPRHRTQVATGPWAVAETLTEFDSMGRPFANQWKRFDGADVVSSVTYDALGRVVRKEAPRTSSEQPTWEGYEYDALNRVKTRRFGDGATGPGGNVLETFSYTVTAPYSLQASVTDVVGTVKKTLHDFQGRVVRATEAAGTSNEATMAYSYGPFGRLEFTEDPQGNRSVNFYDAVGRLERTVDPSSGTGTFLYNAFGEVKSHSDGAASQPGRVTTTYQRDLLGRVLSATSEREQLEYVYDLGPGGMRRLSRETRTPTGNPQGVVITDHIHDVHGRETDTSLRVGGDTLVMSRQYDEYGQVKRLTYPAMRNGQPMSIGYSYDSRGGIATVHATDSITNYWRVVERDSADRVKKAWYGNGIEREFRYDTKGRLRFLTARHQSTQVQRLAYEYAVDDNLSARHDLVLGITEKYGYDALDRLERWKVQQNCQTLDVRFQYDKLGNLLSRSPVTGWEPSATLNYGQGATGGPHAVKQAQLGADSFTYEYDHRGNQTASRDGVGNLVRSTQYTSFDLPESIITGDRTVFFDYDASGTRVRKRTQDGQEETVYVSGLYQRHKQGLATTHIISIPSPEGVIAELSWDEGSNTESTRYFLNDRQGSPDTITSSTGAVLERIKYEPFGGRRDANNMLQASTATHSGGRRGFTGHEQDDEFGLINMRGRIYDPRLMRFLSVDPVIADGGSTQAHNAYAYVLNNPTRYTDPSGFTPHGGTLVSRWDGGWTGSSTPMQSTASSLMDRYASAPGASPFLVTVDFRVPSVASLDNAKMQPDAHHTNDIGQSSAPSVSTSAPQLLATTVNAAGVILALSLGTAFGNAEQLWDSPPVRAIHESFDNYLDAAGPQVTWPPNESAITDTDGAINWANIHSGLYEMGSIFNRALAVQALFGGQGPHHPSHVRFLYSTPKPSTSPVSNSPTTEIHSPSNNSTNSVRNLHAEATAARDEFAAQAAQQKHAPATVVGAYSPSTGRVTAQSSLGQGRGCAEGVCAEALGNPSDIQFTRAIRPRHLGRTVDVCPKCEGKYGRHAFPDPTTQFASDKFVGPPKPP; from the coding sequence ATGCGCCGGTTTCTGACGGCACATCTCACGTTGTTCCTCTACAGTGCCCAGCTTGTTGCTTGCGGGCCATCTTCCGTCGCCTCCTCCGAACCCGAGAGCTACGCCCAGATGGCCAAGGCCTTGGGAGCGCAGCAATCTGTCCCGTTCGAGCTGCTGCCCGACACGATTCTCGACACCTCTGCTTCAGGGAAATATGCCCCGGGAATCACGCCCTTCACCGCGGACGTGACGCCCAGCGGTTCAGCCTCCGTGGCACTTCCGCTGTGGGTTCCTCCTGGTCGCGCGGGTATTCAGCCTTCGCTCGCGATCACCTACGACAGCACTGGCACGGATGGACTCCTCGGCCCCGGCTTCAATCTCGCGGGGTTGTCGCAAATCACCCTGTGTCCGAACTCCTTCGCACGGGATGGAAAGCTCAACGCCCTCAGCTTTGCTCACCATCCTGGCCCTTTCACGAAGGATATCTACAGCCGTGTCTACTGCCTGGATGGGATGAGGCTCGTGGGCTCCGGAGCCCGGTCCTTCAAGACGGAGCAAGACACGTATGCATCCATTCGCATCCCGGAAAACACCTGGCTCTCCAACCCCGAGACCTTCGAAGTGCGCGGTCGGGATGGGCTCATCCGGACCTACGGCAAGGTAGCGACCGGCCCCACCACATCGCGCAGCGACGCACTCATCGAGGGTGAACACGAGCAGTTTGACCGAGGACCCGACGGAAACGTGCGGGGTTCGGGTCCCATGACGGTCAAGATTGCCTGGGCGCTGGCCTCTGTTGAGGACCGCTTCGGTAACCGGATGGACATCTTCTATCAGCAAGCTCCGCTGGGGGCTGTGTCTGGTGCCTGGCACCGTCCCTCGCGAATCGTCTACACGCAGTTCCGTGATGCATCGGGGAGTATCGAACCGGGCCAGCGCGAAGTGGCCTTCGACTACGAGGCACGGCCGGATGTCTTCAAAGGCTATCTGGCGGGGGTGAAGGTCGGCCGGGACTTCCGGCTCTCAGGCATCACCATGAGGGGTCCGGGGCTCGCGCCGGGCGCGAGTACGTTGTCTCAGGTGCCGTTGCGCTCCTACAAGTTGGAGTACTCGAAGGGGGCCATCAGCAACCGCAGCTTGTTGACGAAAGTCTATGAATGCGACGGTCGGGGTGTGTGCAAGTCTCCTGTGTACTTCGAGTGGGAGCACGGCTCCTGGGACTTCCACTTTCCACCGGCCCAGGACGTGAGTGACGCCGCTGCGGGGGCGGGCTTGAATGCCTTTGGCCTGGGTGCAGGACGGCAGGGGCTCGCGTACTTCGTGAAGTCGGAGATGACTGATGAATCGGCTCTCTACCTTGCTGGGTCTGACGGTACGAAACAGACCTGGAAGGACACGATGCGCTTATTGCAGTTCCCTGACGCAGAGTCCTCAACTCCAGTAAAATCAGACGAAACTGGCCTCGCCGGCTGGGACCCCTATTTCAATGTCGAAGGAACCACATTTCTCGATGACGTGTGGGACGCGATTTTTGGTGGCTCGGATCCTGGCGATTTCTGCAAGAAGCGTCCGACTCGGGGCCTGTACCCCATGGTTGCAGACTGGGAGGGTCTCGGTCGCTCCAAGGTGACACCTCTCTCGTGTAAATGGTGGCCTTTCGAGCTCTCCAAATTCCCCGGAGTGCTGAGTCCCGCCCCCGCGTATGGATATGTAAGCACTCAGACGTCCCAGATGCTCTTTACGGGCTCCGAGCCAAACTCACAGTTCTGGCTCGATATCGACGGGGACCGCCGCAACGAACTCATCTGGATGGGACAACATGAGATCGACCTGACCGGGGACGCCGACAGGATTATTCCCGCCAAACGACGAGTGTTTACAAAACAGACCTCGAAGAGGCGGGAGGTCAAGATATCGGATCCGGGCTACTTCCAGCAATCCCCGCTAGGCGTCCGCGCCGTCGACCTCGATGGAAGCGGGAAGATGAGCATACTGGGCGTGGGGCCTAGCGGAAACAGGTTCCTCGATGCCCTCAGCTACATGGACGAGCCCACGGGTGCTCCTGGGAACACAGCAGCGCTGAATCCGGTGGCAACAACTGTGCGTCCACTCCCCGAGCTGCCTTCCGGCACGATCCTGCTCTTCCGCACCTTCCACTTCGTGGACGTCAACGGCGATGGATTGCAGGACGCGGTGGCACTCGGACAAATGGGGCAGCCTGAGGAGTATTTGAAGCTGAGGGTCCAGTTCAACACCGGCGCGGGATTCACCGAGATCCGAGAGACCTCCATCACGGATGCATCCATTGCAACAGGCCTTTACGGCGCGAAGACGGAGCATGGCGACTTTGACGGTGACGGGCGAGTGGACTTCGCCGTCTTCAAACCCGGGAGCCCGGTGCTGCTGCTTCTCGCCGGGCCGCAAGGAGACTTTGCCCAGCACCAGAATCTGTGGCTGGTGCGTAGTGGAGAGAACAAAGAGTGGTCTCAGGTCATCGATGCAAACAACGACGGCCAGCTCGACTTCACCTATCGACAAGGAAACGCACTGCAGGTGGCCCTGAGGACCCATGCTGTCGACGTGCTGAAGCGAGTGCACGGGAATATCCAGTCCGACAGCTACATGGGTTCCACGGGCCTGCGTTACTCCTTCGAGTATGCGCCGCTCTCCCAGGGCAACGCCCATGGAGAGGTCACTCCCAGCGAGCGGTTCTATTCGAGGGGTCAAGAAGACGACGAGAAGCGGCCGGAGTTGCGGCTGACGCCGGAGACGCGGCGAGTCGTATCCCGCATGTCATTGAACGTCGACGGCCAGCGCGTCCGGAGCTGGCGTTACCTCTATCGAGATGGCGTCTCCGACACGCGAGGCCTGGGCTGGCTGGGCTTTGGCCAGCGCATCGTCGTGGATGAAACGACGGGCGCGCGCACAACAACAAACTACCACAACCGTGACACGGAGACTGGCCCGGATGGAAGGGTGTCGGCGACCCTCGCGCACCACCCTCGAGAGGAAGTGACTGAGCTTCCAGTGGACTCCAGCACGACGCTCCAGACTCGGAGAACCTGGACCTATGCCCGCACGCCGCAGGTGTATGCGTCGAGCTATCAGCAGTATGCCCGTCGCGTGGTGGAGACGGTGCACGAGCTCAAGGGGAACGCCGCGACGGTCGTTTCCGAGACGGAGACACTCACTCAGCTTGATGCGTATGGCACCCCCATCCAGAGCACCACCCTGGTCCACAGCGCGGACAAGACCGAGCAGGTGAAGACCCAGACCTCAGTCGGCGGGTTCGACACGAACACCTGGCTTCCAACTGGAACGTGGAGTGTCACGACTTCCTGGATGAGTTGTACCAAGTCTCCGGAGACTGGGTGTGTGGGGCAGGCCGACGCGAGCAACACGCGGACACAACAGGTCACCTTCGGCGAGAGGGGGCAAATCTCGAGCGCGGAGACCGAGCCAGCTCGTGCTGGCGAAACAGTGACGCCTCATACGTCGGAGACGTACCTCAAGACTCTCTTCACGCGGGACACACGCGGCCTTGTCGTGCAGGTCTCCCAGCAGGGCAGCGGCGTGGTGCGCTCCGAATCAGTGACCTATGACGGTGTCGACCAGACCCAGGTGGCCTCGACCACCGACGCGGAAGGAGCTACCTGGCGGTACCTGTTCCATCCTGGGTTGGGAGTGGTTGCGCAGACTGCCGACCCGAATGGAGTCCACATGCGCCTCCAGTACGACGGCTTTGGTCGGCAACGTGTGGCGACCCCGCTCTACCTGGGGCCATCCACTCCACCCGGGAACCAGTCCATCGTGCGCACGTACTACGAATGGAATGGTTCACAGCCTCGGCACAGGACCCAGGTGGCTACGGGCCCCTGGGCCGTGGCCGAAACCCTCACTGAGTTCGACTCAATGGGACGCCCTTTCGCGAACCAGTGGAAGCGGTTCGACGGTGCGGACGTTGTCTCCAGCGTCACCTACGACGCGCTTGGACGGGTAGTGAGGAAGGAGGCGCCGAGGACAAGCAGTGAGCAGCCCACGTGGGAAGGGTACGAGTATGACGCCCTCAACCGAGTCAAGACACGCCGCTTCGGTGATGGCGCAACAGGGCCGGGAGGGAACGTTCTTGAAACCTTCTCCTACACAGTGACAGCGCCGTACTCACTCCAGGCATCGGTGACAGACGTGGTGGGGACGGTGAAGAAGACGCTTCATGACTTCCAGGGCCGGGTGGTGCGCGCCACGGAGGCTGCGGGGACTTCGAATGAAGCGACCATGGCCTACAGCTATGGTCCCTTCGGTCGGCTGGAGTTCACGGAGGATCCCCAGGGCAACCGCAGCGTGAACTTCTACGACGCCGTCGGGCGGCTGGAACGAACCGTGGACCCCAGTTCCGGGACAGGCACGTTCCTCTATAACGCCTTTGGCGAAGTGAAGAGCCACTCCGATGGTGCCGCGAGCCAACCGGGTCGCGTCACCACCACCTATCAACGCGATCTCCTTGGGCGTGTTCTCTCGGCCACCAGTGAGCGCGAGCAGCTGGAGTACGTCTATGACCTGGGACCGGGCGGTATGCGGCGGCTGTCACGAGAGACTCGCACCCCCACGGGAAATCCCCAGGGAGTCGTCATCACCGACCACATTCATGATGTCCATGGCCGAGAGACGGATACGTCGTTGCGCGTGGGCGGCGACACGCTGGTAATGAGCCGGCAGTATGATGAGTACGGCCAGGTGAAACGGCTCACCTACCCTGCCATGCGCAATGGCCAGCCGATGTCGATTGGCTATTCGTATGACAGCCGGGGTGGTATCGCGACGGTCCACGCGACCGATTCCATCACGAACTACTGGCGAGTCGTGGAACGAGACAGCGCTGACCGGGTGAAGAAGGCCTGGTACGGCAACGGAATTGAGCGAGAGTTCCGCTACGACACGAAGGGCCGGCTGCGGTTCCTGACGGCTCGGCATCAGAGCACTCAGGTCCAGCGGCTCGCCTACGAGTACGCTGTCGATGACAATCTCTCCGCGCGGCATGACCTGGTGCTGGGAATCACGGAGAAGTACGGCTACGACGCATTGGACCGGCTGGAGCGATGGAAGGTTCAGCAGAACTGCCAGACGCTGGATGTGCGCTTCCAGTACGACAAGCTTGGGAATCTGCTGAGCCGTTCGCCTGTCACGGGTTGGGAGCCGTCTGCCACGCTCAACTACGGCCAGGGGGCAACGGGAGGGCCCCACGCCGTCAAGCAAGCGCAGTTGGGGGCGGACTCGTTCACCTACGAGTATGACCATCGAGGCAACCAGACGGCATCCCGGGATGGGGTGGGGAACCTTGTCCGGTCGACTCAGTACACTTCGTTCGATCTGCCGGAGTCCATCATCACTGGGGACCGCACGGTCTTCTTCGACTACGACGCATCTGGTACGAGGGTCCGCAAGCGGACGCAGGATGGACAGGAGGAAACGGTCTATGTGAGCGGGTTGTATCAGCGCCACAAACAGGGACTGGCGACAACCCACATCATCAGTATTCCGAGCCCCGAAGGTGTCATCGCAGAGCTGAGCTGGGATGAGGGCTCCAATACGGAGAGCACCCGCTACTTCCTCAATGACCGGCAGGGAAGCCCGGACACCATCACCAGTTCCACGGGGGCAGTACTGGAGCGCATCAAGTACGAGCCATTCGGTGGGCGGCGCGATGCGAACAACATGTTGCAGGCGTCCACGGCGACTCACTCAGGTGGCCGAAGGGGCTTCACGGGCCACGAGCAGGACGATGAGTTCGGACTCATCAACATGCGTGGGCGTATCTACGATCCGCGACTGATGAGGTTCCTCAGCGTGGATCCGGTCATCGCGGACGGGGGTTCCACGCAGGCACACAATGCGTACGCCTACGTGCTGAACAATCCAACTCGATACACCGACCCCAGTGGCTTTACCCCTCATGGAGGCACACTGGTGAGCAGGTGGGATGGGGGGTGGACGGGCAGTTCGACGCCCATGCAAAGCACCGCGTCGAGCTTGATGGACCGGTACGCGTCCGCGCCGGGAGCCAGCCCCTTCCTGGTCACGGTTGACTTCCGAGTTCCCAGCGTGGCGTCGCTCGACAACGCGAAGATGCAGCCAGATGCGCATCACACCAACGACATCGGGCAAAGCTCTGCGCCATCTGTTTCCACCTCTGCTCCACAGCTCCTGGCCACGACCGTCAACGCTGCAGGGGTCATCCTCGCACTCTCGCTTGGCACCGCGTTCGGCAACGCTGAACAACTCTGGGACTCCCCCCCAGTCCGAGCAATACACGAATCATTCGACAACTATCTTGACGCCGCGGGTCCGCAAGTCACTTGGCCCCCCAATGAGAGCGCCATCACTGATACAGATGGAGCCATTAATTGGGCCAACATACATAGCGGCCTCTATGAAATGGGGAGTATTTTCAATAGAGCACTAGCAGTTCAAGCACTATTTGGAGGCCAGGGACCTCACCATCCAAGCCATGTTCGCTTTCTCTACTCAACGCCAAAGCCATCCACATCCCCCGTCTCGAATTCACCAACAACAGAAATTCACTCCCCCTCTAACAACTCGACCAACTCGGTTCGAAATCTGCACGCTGAAGCAACTGCGGCTCGCGACGAGTTCGCGGCTCAAGCAGCTCAACAGAAACACGCTCCAGCCACAGTGGTAGGGGCATATTCGCCATCTACTGGCCGAGTAACAGCCCAATCAAGCCTGGGACAAGGCAGAGGATGCGCTGAAGGCGTTTGCGCCGAGGCACTGGGCAATCCCTCCGACATCCAATTTACCAGGGCAATTCGCCCTAGACATCTTGGACGGACTGTTGACGTCTGCCCCAAATGCGAAGGAAAATACGGGCGACACGCGTTCCCCGATCCGACAACCCAATTCGCGTCCGACAAATTCGTAGGTCCACCAAAGCCACCATGA
- a CDS encoding putative metal-binding motif-containing protein, with product MYCPTCEDPDPTGCEPEVCDGLDNDCDGVIDNGVTRIRYRDADGDGKGAGPGKEGCFQQGWVTNNSDCDDSNAALWQWTRFYRDVDADGFGAPGNWSDSCAQPSGYVRDSTDCNDNSFAIKPGALKHCGVGACSVSVQACVNGVESTCLPGLPSPEICDQIDNNCNGQTDDLPPITCGVGICQRTVPACVNHCELEHVQDGKPPVEVCTWGVNLCSPGNPRAEVCNGADDNCNGTIDDGVLLTFYRDADGDSFGAGAPIGSGCNVPAGASANSQDCNDTNAQIKPGSLKHCGVGACASSVQACVNGTEQQCRPGIPEAEFCDRVDNDCNGQVDDVPPKTCGVGICARSVPACAMACSMEEVEDGKPPIEVCEWGDNGVCIPGKPSPEVCDNGLDEDCNGWPDDSSSPSAWVDFYPDQDLDGYGATSGVTHACRPLMGTTRVSGDCDDSRADMKPGAAEVCDGVDNNCSGVTDESGVCDQSICQ from the coding sequence ATGTATTGCCCGACCTGCGAGGACCCAGACCCCACCGGCTGCGAACCGGAGGTCTGCGACGGGCTCGACAATGACTGTGATGGCGTCATCGACAATGGCGTCACGAGGATTCGCTATCGAGATGCGGATGGGGATGGCAAAGGAGCCGGCCCCGGGAAAGAGGGTTGTTTTCAGCAGGGCTGGGTCACCAACAACAGTGACTGCGATGACAGCAATGCGGCCCTCTGGCAATGGACCCGCTTCTATCGCGACGTGGATGCGGATGGCTTTGGAGCACCGGGGAACTGGAGTGACTCCTGCGCCCAGCCATCGGGCTATGTCCGCGACTCCACCGACTGCAACGACAACTCCTTCGCCATCAAACCCGGCGCCCTGAAGCACTGTGGAGTCGGGGCCTGCTCCGTCAGTGTCCAAGCCTGCGTCAATGGCGTGGAGAGCACGTGCCTCCCCGGTCTCCCGAGCCCGGAGATCTGCGACCAGATCGACAACAACTGCAATGGCCAAACGGATGACCTGCCTCCCATCACGTGTGGCGTGGGCATCTGTCAGCGCACCGTCCCCGCCTGTGTCAACCATTGCGAACTCGAGCACGTCCAGGACGGCAAGCCTCCCGTCGAGGTGTGTACCTGGGGCGTCAATCTCTGTAGCCCCGGGAATCCACGCGCCGAGGTCTGCAACGGCGCGGACGACAACTGCAATGGCACCATCGATGACGGGGTTCTCTTGACGTTCTATCGCGACGCGGACGGCGACAGCTTTGGTGCAGGCGCCCCCATTGGCAGCGGATGCAATGTCCCCGCGGGCGCTTCCGCCAACAGCCAGGACTGCAATGACACGAACGCCCAAATCAAACCGGGCAGCCTGAAGCACTGCGGCGTGGGAGCATGCGCCTCCAGCGTCCAGGCCTGTGTCAATGGTACCGAGCAACAGTGCAGGCCTGGCATTCCCGAAGCGGAATTCTGCGACCGCGTCGACAACGACTGCAACGGCCAGGTGGATGACGTCCCCCCCAAGACCTGCGGAGTGGGAATTTGTGCGCGCAGCGTCCCCGCCTGCGCGATGGCCTGCTCGATGGAGGAAGTCGAAGACGGCAAACCGCCCATCGAAGTCTGCGAATGGGGGGACAATGGCGTCTGTATTCCGGGGAAGCCTTCGCCCGAAGTCTGCGACAACGGTCTCGACGAGGACTGCAACGGATGGCCGGATGACTCGAGCTCCCCTTCCGCGTGGGTCGACTTCTATCCGGACCAGGACCTCGACGGCTATGGCGCTACCTCCGGTGTCACTCACGCCTGTCGCCCGCTCATGGGGACCACCAGGGTTTCAGGGGACTGCGATGACAGCCGTGCAGACATGAAACCCGGAGCGGCGGAGGTCTGCGACGGCGTCGACAACAACTGTTCGGGAGTCACAGACGAGTCAGGCGTCTGCGACCAATCCATCTGTCAGTAA
- a CDS encoding DUF6183 family protein, which yields MNSMVSSLLGAVTTQPGVKDALFQVDKLGEQGDHAALVALAAGLEARHSATPSERRWRLHAVSDHLEEVLAQGKDFESALALLEVARQPRDARFQGLHSPTRRAQDLASLLATFRPASTFIELLSHRRGPDDLTELFACGVHEYVLRGSSLASHPNVRDFWAQVVQRGHPLADLPLARLPWESSLGLDLGVEDLSASVSSLSSRMASASDDDDDAPTLPNVQVAVRDEPVPPHFAAVIATRGDDGPPSPCEQRVLKLRPSLPKAPADSIQSVLVDLDLELLKDTDFVTCGRAALEDVVSSLFGLAVFGARGWQGALGAAHGRLALWRTLAGLSGFDAALEPKALSARLDACLWYRFEASERMRGAARRLGLVCLRPGGTSMALLAVRDEP from the coding sequence ATGAATTCGATGGTGAGTTCGCTCCTGGGGGCTGTCACCACCCAGCCCGGTGTGAAGGATGCGCTCTTCCAGGTGGACAAGCTGGGAGAGCAGGGCGACCACGCGGCACTCGTGGCGCTCGCGGCGGGGCTGGAGGCGCGTCACTCCGCGACGCCCTCGGAACGTCGCTGGCGGCTTCATGCCGTGTCCGACCATCTGGAAGAAGTCCTCGCCCAGGGCAAGGACTTCGAGAGCGCCCTGGCCTTGCTGGAGGTCGCCCGCCAACCTCGCGATGCCCGCTTCCAGGGCCTGCACTCTCCCACACGTCGCGCCCAGGACCTCGCTTCGCTGCTAGCCACCTTCCGCCCCGCATCGACCTTCATCGAGCTACTCTCCCACCGCCGTGGGCCCGATGACCTGACGGAGCTGTTCGCCTGCGGCGTCCACGAGTACGTCCTTCGTGGCTCCTCCCTCGCGTCGCACCCCAACGTGCGCGACTTCTGGGCACAGGTGGTTCAACGCGGCCACCCACTGGCAGACCTCCCCCTGGCCCGCTTGCCCTGGGAGTCCTCCCTCGGCCTCGACCTGGGCGTCGAGGACCTCTCCGCCTCCGTCTCATCCCTCTCGTCGCGCATGGCCTCCGCCTCCGACGACGATGACGACGCACCGACCCTCCCCAACGTCCAGGTCGCCGTGCGCGATGAGCCCGTCCCCCCTCACTTCGCCGCCGTCATCGCGACCCGCGGCGACGACGGTCCCCCCAGTCCATGCGAGCAGCGTGTCCTGAAGCTGCGCCCCTCGCTCCCCAAGGCCCCCGCGGACAGCATCCAGTCCGTCCTCGTCGACCTGGACCTGGAGCTGCTCAAGGACACGGACTTCGTCACCTGCGGCCGCGCCGCGCTCGAGGACGTCGTGTCCTCGCTCTTCGGCCTGGCTGTCTTTGGGGCTCGCGGATGGCAGGGCGCCCTTGGCGCGGCCCACGGACGTCTGGCGTTGTGGCGCACCCTGGCTGGACTCAGCGGCTTCGACGCCGCCCTCGAACCCAAGGCGCTCAGCGCCCGGTTGGATGCCTGTCTCTGGTACCGGTTCGAGGCCTCCGAGCGCATGCGCGGCGCCGCCCGCCGTCTGGGCCTCGTGTGCCTTCGTCCCGGCGGGACTTCAATGGCCCTGTTGGCCGTGCGCGACGAACCCTGA
- a CDS encoding DedA family protein, which translates to MVEYIDQLIGALGPLGLLVLGVAAALEYVVPPFPGDTITLLGGVYAVRGTQPWLLVFLVVVAGSVLGAFINYQVGHWLARRFDAHPERSYFGITHARLQEVQARMRRSGPWLLIINRFLPGIRGLIFVAAGAARMPRLNALGLGALSAMAHTGLVLALGSAVGGNLEKLTALVSRYQYAVMGLVLVGVVAVLVRMFARRRAPAPGP; encoded by the coding sequence ATGGTGGAATACATCGACCAGCTCATCGGAGCGCTCGGGCCGCTGGGGCTGCTGGTCCTGGGGGTCGCCGCGGCCTTGGAATACGTCGTCCCACCTTTCCCCGGGGACACCATCACCCTGCTGGGGGGCGTGTACGCGGTGCGCGGCACCCAGCCGTGGCTGCTCGTCTTCCTCGTCGTCGTCGCGGGGAGCGTGCTGGGCGCGTTCATCAACTATCAGGTCGGCCACTGGCTGGCCCGGCGCTTCGACGCCCACCCCGAGCGCAGCTACTTCGGCATCACCCACGCGCGTCTCCAGGAGGTCCAAGCCCGGATGCGCCGCAGCGGTCCGTGGCTCCTCATCATCAACCGCTTCCTCCCCGGCATCCGAGGCCTCATCTTCGTCGCCGCGGGCGCGGCTCGAATGCCTCGGTTGAATGCCCTGGGCCTGGGCGCGCTGTCCGCCATGGCACACACGGGGCTGGTGCTCGCGCTGGGCTCCGCGGTGGGCGGCAACCTCGAGAAGCTGACCGCGCTCGTCAGCCGCTACCAGTACGCCGTCATGGGCCTCGTGCTGGTGGGCGTGGTGGCGGTGTTGGTGCGCATGTTCGCTCGACGACGCGCGCCCGCCCCGGGGCCCTGA